In Agarivorans gilvus, one genomic interval encodes:
- the asnS gene encoding asparagine--tRNA ligase yields the protein MTHSSVTDVLSGKFSVGQQVTIKGWIRTRRDSKAGLSFLAIHDGSCFDAVQAVAPNSLPNYENDVLKLTAGCSVKVTGEIVESPGQGQSFEIQAADVEVLGWVENPDSYPMSAKRHSIEYLREHAHLRPRTNVIGAVTRVRNCLSQAIHRFYHEQGYVWVSTPIITGSDTEGAGEMFRVSTLDMNNLPLGDKGEVDYQQDFFGKETFLTVSGQLNAETYACALSKVYTFGPTFRAENSNTSRHLAEFWMVEPEVAFADLEDVAKLAEDMLKYVFKAVLEERMDDMNFFAQRINKEAISRLENFVSADFAQVDYTDAIQILQDSGRKFEYDVEWGIDMSSEHERYLAEEHFKAPVVVKNYPKDIKAFYMRQNDDGKTVAAMDVLAPGIGEIIGGSQREERLDVLDARLEELNLDKDDYGWYRDLRRYGTVPHSGFGLGFERLVSYVTGMSNIRDVIPFPRSPKNAEY from the coding sequence ATGACGCATTCTTCAGTGACAGACGTTTTGAGTGGAAAATTCAGCGTTGGTCAACAAGTTACTATCAAGGGATGGATCCGTACTCGACGTGATTCTAAAGCAGGCCTTTCATTCTTGGCGATTCACGATGGTTCGTGCTTCGACGCGGTTCAAGCCGTCGCCCCCAACAGCCTACCCAATTATGAGAATGACGTATTAAAGCTCACTGCAGGCTGCTCAGTTAAAGTGACTGGCGAAATCGTCGAGTCTCCTGGACAAGGCCAATCTTTTGAAATTCAAGCCGCTGATGTTGAAGTACTAGGTTGGGTAGAAAACCCTGACAGCTACCCAATGTCGGCGAAACGCCACAGCATTGAGTACTTACGTGAGCATGCTCACCTACGCCCTCGCACCAATGTGATTGGCGCAGTTACTCGGGTACGTAACTGTTTATCTCAGGCCATTCACCGTTTCTATCATGAACAAGGTTATGTTTGGGTAAGCACACCGATTATTACCGGCAGCGATACTGAAGGTGCCGGCGAGATGTTCCGCGTGTCGACACTAGATATGAATAACTTGCCGTTAGGTGATAAAGGCGAAGTCGATTACCAGCAAGACTTTTTTGGTAAAGAAACCTTCTTAACCGTATCTGGCCAGCTAAACGCCGAAACCTATGCTTGTGCCCTGTCTAAAGTGTATACCTTTGGCCCAACCTTCCGTGCTGAAAACTCAAATACTAGCCGCCATCTAGCCGAGTTTTGGATGGTTGAACCAGAAGTGGCTTTTGCCGATCTAGAAGACGTAGCCAAGCTAGCTGAAGACATGCTGAAGTATGTATTTAAAGCAGTATTAGAAGAGCGCATGGATGACATGAATTTCTTCGCCCAACGCATCAACAAAGAAGCAATTAGCCGTTTAGAAAACTTCGTTAGCGCCGATTTTGCACAAGTTGATTACACCGATGCCATTCAAATCCTACAAGACTCTGGCCGAAAATTTGAGTACGACGTGGAATGGGGCATCGATATGTCTTCAGAACATGAACGTTACCTAGCCGAAGAGCACTTTAAAGCGCCAGTGGTAGTGAAAAACTACCCGAAAGACATTAAAGCCTTCTACATGCGCCAAAATGACGATGGCAAAACTGTAGCCGCAATGGACGTATTAGCGCCCGGCATCGGCGAAATCATCGGTGGTAGCCAACGTGAAGAACGTTTAGACGTACTCGATGCACGCCTAGAAGAGCTGAACTTAGATAAAGACGATTACGGCTGGTACCGCGATTTACGTCGCTACGGCACCGTACCTCACTCCGGTTTCGGTTTGGGCTTTGAACGTTTAGTGTCTTACGTTACTGGTATGAGCAACATTCGCGACGTAATTCCCTTCCCTCGTTCACCGAAAAATGCTGAATACTAA